Proteins found in one Brachionichthys hirsutus isolate HB-005 unplaced genomic scaffold, CSIRO-AGI_Bhir_v1 contig_55, whole genome shotgun sequence genomic segment:
- the LOC137917321 gene encoding carbohydrate-responsive element-binding protein-like, whose product SSSSKGAGWPAAIPVLTTLGHNGPHASTSRGSAVSALLTHGSTQASSALLIPKTENQSPVQLRGTDVSSLAVRFPRYPGQTSPPNPLDKSSNPESSHSGHGKTESSKEKESRRVTHISAEQKRRFNIKLGFDTLHNLVTTLSSQPSIKISKATTLQKTAEYISKVQQDRTQLHEEAQRLREEIQLLNSAINACQQQLPATGVPITRQRFDHMRQRFREYVQAQTLQNWKFWI is encoded by the exons TCaagcagcagcaaaggagcTGGTTGGCCTGCTGCCATCCCGGTTCTGACGACTCTGGGTCACAATGGACCTCACGCCAGCACGTCCAGGGGCTCTGCGGTATCTGCCCTGCTCACCCATGGATCCACACAAGCCAGCTCAGCCCTCCTCATTCCCAAGACTGAGAATCAGTCTCCTGTCCAACTGCGCGGGACAGACGTGAGCAGCTTAGCAG TACGTTTTCCCAGATATCCAGGGCAAACGTCACCACCGAACCCTTTAGATAAATCCTCCAACCCCGAGTCCTCACACTCGGGACACGGAAAGACAGAATCGAGTAAG GAAAAAGAGAGCCGGAGGGTAACCCACATCTCTGCAGAGCAGAAGAGGCGTTTCAACATCAAACTGGGTTTTGACACTTTGCACAATCTCGTGACAACACTCAGCTCTCAGCCGAGCATAAAG ATCAGCAAAGCTACCACGCTGCAGAAGACCGCAGAGTACATCAGCAAGGTGCAGCAGGACAGAACTCAGCTGCACGAGGAGGCCCAGAGGCTGAGAGAGGAGATCCAGCTCCTGAACTCTGCCATCAA TGCgtgccagcagcagcttccagcCACCGGCGTGCCCATCACCCGGCAACGCTTCGACCACATGAGGCAGCGGTTCAGAGAGTACGTCCAGGCGCAGACGCTGCAAAACTGGAAGTTCTGGATC